One genomic segment of Arachis duranensis cultivar V14167 chromosome 4, aradu.V14167.gnm2.J7QH, whole genome shotgun sequence includes these proteins:
- the LOC107486620 gene encoding LOW QUALITY PROTEIN: malonyl-CoA:anthocyanidin 5-O-glucoside-6''-O-malonyltransferase (The sequence of the model RefSeq protein was modified relative to this genomic sequence to represent the inferred CDS: inserted 2 bases in 1 codon) translates to MKTVQLFKVSPSSLGSQNSLPSSTSLPLTFFDILWLRLPPVQRVFFYEFPHQPSLFYDTLLPKLKHSLSLALAYYFPLAGILNWPHDSKKPIITYNVGDTLSLIVAESDADFNHLSGSDLCEASEVHHLVPELSISDDQATVLALQVTLFTNHGFSIGVTSHHAVLDGKTSTSFIKSWAYLCNKLGDSSSSPCDDLPPELSPFLDREIVEDPKGLEAKYLSDWLKQGGPNNRSIKVWNLQGPQDSIRGLFHLSRSNIESLRKLVVSKKKETMNDLHLSSXVISLAYTIVCKAKAEKVNTNRVFVGLNVDCRSRLDPPLPPTYFGNCIGARLAVAETKGLLGEDGIAVAIESLSNALETLKDGVLSGAENWSSLLHDGLHDDKFMSAAGTPRFEVYGNDFGWGKPKKVEMVSIDRTGAFCFSDSSNGDGFEIGLVSNKESMDTFASLFLQGLA, encoded by the exons ATGAAAACTGTACAATTGTTCAAGGTATCTCCCTCTTCATTGGGATCACAAAATTCTTTAccttcttcaacttctcttcCTCTAACCTTCTTTGACATACTATGGCTAAGGTTGCCACCAGTTCAGCGAGTTTTCTTCTATGAATTCCCTCACCAACCCTCACTCTTCTATGATACCCTTCTTCCCAAACTCAAACACTCTCTTTCTCTTGCACTTGCTTACTATTTCCCTCTTGCTGGAATCCTCAATTGGCCTCATGATTCCAAAAAGCCCATCATCACCTACAACGTTGGTGACACTCTCTCACTTATTGTAGCTGAATCTGATGCTGATTTCAACCATCTTTCAGGATCTGACCTTTGTGAAGCCTCAGAGGTTCACCATCTTGTTCCTGAATTGTCCATTTCCGATGATCAAGCCACTGTCTTGGCCTTACAAGTTACCCTTTTTACAAACCATGGATTCTCCATTGGAGTCACATCACACCATGCTGTTCTTGATGGAAAAACCTCAACATCCTTCATCAAATCTTGGGCTTATCTCTGCAACAAGCTAGGagattcatcatcatcaccttgTGATGATTTGCCTCCTGAATTGAGTCCTTTCTTGGACAGAGAAATTGTGGAAGATCCCAAAGGACTTGAAGCAAAATATCTGAGTGATTGGTTAAAGCAAGGTGGACCCAACAACAGAAGCATCAAGGTTTGGAATCTTCAAGGTCCACAAGATTCAATAAGGGGTTTGTTCCATTTATCTAGATCAAACATTGAAAGCCTCAGAAAATTAGTGGTGTCAAAGAAGAAAGAGACTATGAATGATCTTCACCTGTCAAG TGTGATATCTCTTGCATATACTATTGTTTGCAAAGCTAAAGCTGAGAAAGTTAATACCAATAGAGTCTTTGTGGGTTTGAACGTTGATTGCAGATCAAGATTGGatcctcctcttcctccaaCTTACTTTGGAAACTGTATTGGTGCAAGATTAGCGGTTGCTGAAACAAAAGGATTGTTGGGTGAAGATGGAATAGCTGTTGCCATTGAATCACTGAGTAATGCATTGGAGACTTTGAAGGATGGTGTGCTGAGTGGTGCAGAGAATTGGTCATCACTTTTGCATGATGGTTTGCATGATGATAAGTTTATGAGTGCTGCTGGGACACCAAGGTTTGAGGTTTATGGCAATGATTTTGGGTGGGGAAAGCCAAAGAAGGTGGAGATGGTGTCTATTGATAGAACTGGTGCATTTTGTTTCTCAGATAGCAGCAATGGTGATGGTTTTGAGATTGGTTTGGTGTCCAACAAAGAATCCATGGATACCTTTGCTTCTCTCTTTCTCCAAGGACTTgcataa
- the LOC107486255 gene encoding uncharacterized protein LOC107486255, which produces MSCIELYIEFEQSEADRNIELEDYNSESKDEFESNYEIVGPGEDEDETGGATNADVAEVANALANSHPFQEPSFMRSLDLEAMHAPEFPQYMNAAIPIVADGEFTVEMEFSSREAVIKAMKDYTIRRCVDYRVYESEPTTFYAKCTEYGNGCDWLIRVTKMQKKYCWEIRRYNGSHTCTRSTISQDHSKLDSKAVAEAIKPLVEVDPSIKVKSVIAEVQSKFNYTISYRKAWLAKQQAVASIFECWETSYEALPIWFEAMCHKEPSAVVHFETMPAYQGDDLVPDIRVLHRVFWSYYPCIRAFRHYKPVVQVDGTHLYEKYKGCLLVAVSQDGNNNIVPIAFAIVEGETFDAWYFFLSNLRQHVVTRDGVGLISDRHDSIRSAIERSNGAWSPPRVFHMFCIRHIESNFLRKFKAPYFHLLAVNTSCPTQ; this is translated from the exons ATGTCGTGCATCGAGTTGTATATTGAGTTTGAGCAATCTGAAGCGGACCGTAACATTGAATTGGAAGATTATAATAGTGAAAGcaaggatgaatttgaaagtAACTATGAGATCGTTGGTCCAggtgaagatgaagatgaaactGGCGGCGCTACGAACGCAGATGTGGCGGAAGTTGCAAATGCACTAGCAAACTCGCATCCGTTTCAGGAGCCTTCTTTCATGCGGTCGTTGGATTTGGAAGCTATGCACGCACCGGAGTTTCCGCAATATATGAATGCAG CGATTCCTATTGTGGCGGATGGTGAGTTCACGGTGGAGATGGAATTCAGTTCAAGGGAGGCAGTAATCAAGGCAATGAAAGATTATACCATCCGAAGATGTGTAGACTATCGGGTATATGAGTCGGAACCGACGACATTCTATGCCAAATGTACAGAATATGGCAATGGTTGTGACTGGTTGATCAGGGTTACCAAAATGCAGAAGAAGTACTGTTGGGAGATAAGGAGGTACAATGGAAGTCACACTTGTACCAGGTCTACTATTTCTCAAGACCATTCGAAGCTGGATTCCAAGGCAGTTGCAGAAGCAATTAAGCCATTGGTAGAGGTTGACCCATCTATAAAGGTGAAATCAGTCATTGCTGAAGTCCAGTCGAAGTTTAACTACACCATCAGTTATCGCAAGGCTTGGTTAGCAAAGCAGCAGGCGGTGGCATCAATTTTCGAATGTTGGGAAACATCGTATGAAGCTTTACCCATATGGTTTGAGGCTATGTGTCACAAGGAGCCATCAGCAGTGGTTCACTTTGAAACAATGCCTGCTTACCAGGGGGATGATTTGGTTCCTGATATACGTGTACTGCATAGAGTCTTTTGGAGTTATTACCCTTGTATAAGGGCCTTCAGGCACTACAAGCCAGTGGTACAGGTGGACGGGACtcatttgtatgaaaaatacaAGGGTTGTTTATTAGTTGCAGTCTCACAAGATGGTAATAACAACATCGTGCCTATTGCATTTGCcatagtggagggagagactTTTGATGCATGGTACTTTTTCCTGAGTAACTTGCGTCAACATGTGGTGACACGTGATGGTGTGGGACTTATCTCTGATCGACACGATTCTATTAGGTCAGCTATTGAGAGAAGTAATGGGGCTTGGTCTCCTCCTAGAGTGTTCCATATGTTTTGTATCCGGCATATTGAGTCCAACTTCTTGAGGAAGTTTAAGGCACCTTACTTCCATCTCCTTGCAGTCAACACGAGTTGTCCTACACAATGA
- the LOC107486617 gene encoding malonyl-CoA:anthocyanidin 5-O-glucoside-6''-O-malonyltransferase: protein MKTRQVFKASPSSLGPQNLLHSSSTSLPLTFFDILWLRLPPVQRVFFYEFPHQPSLFYDTLLPKLKHSLSLALAYYFPLAGILNWPHDSNKPIITYNVGDTLSLIVAESDADFNHLSGPDLCEASEVHHLVPELSISDDQATVLALQVTLFPNHGFSIGVTSHHAVLDGKTSTSFIKSWAYLCNKLGDSSSSPCDLPPELSPFLDREIVGDPKGVEAKYLSDWLKQGGPNNRSLKVWNLQVPQDSVRGLFKLSRSNIEKLKNFVGSRQKGNSNLHLSSFVVSLAYAWVCKTKAEETKSKKVGMAINVDCRNRLDPPLPPTYFGNCIGARVASAETREFLDEDGRVVAAVESLSSALETLKDGVLNEAETWSSLLLDGLHSDEEMKLTGAAGTPRFEVYGSDFGWGRPKKVEMVSIDRTGAISLSDSRDGDGLEVGFVSSKPSMEAFASIFVKGLLL from the coding sequence ATGAAAACTCGGCAAGTATTCAAGGCTTCACCCTCTTCATTGGGACCACAAAacttgttacattcatcttcaaCTTCTCTTCCTCTAACCTTCTTTGACATATTATGGCTAAGGTTACCACCAGTTCAGCGAGTTTTCTTCTATGAATTCCCTCACCAACCTTCACTCTTCTATGATACCCTTCTTCCTAAACTCAAACACTCTCTTTCTCTTGCACTTGCTTACTATTTCCCTCTTGCTGGAATCCTCAATTGGCCTCATGATTCCAACAAGCCCATCATCACCTACAACGTTGGTGACACACTCTCACTTATTGTAGCTGAATCTGATGCTGATTTCAACCATCTTTCAGGACCTGACCTTTGTGAAGCCTCAGAGGTTCACCATCTTGTTCCTGAATTGTCCATTTCCGATGATCAAGCCACTGTCTTGGCCTTACAAGTTACACTTTTTCCAAACCATGGATTCTCCATTGGAGTCACATCACACCATGCTGTTCTTGATGGAAAAACCTCAACATCCTTCATCAAATCTTGGGCTTATCTCTGCAACAAGCTAGGagattcatcatcatcaccttgTGATTTGCCTCCTGAATTGAGTCCTTTCTTGGACAGAGAAATTGTGGGAGATCCCAAAGGAGTTGAAGCAAAATATCTGAGTGATTGGTTAAAGCAAGGTGGACccaacaacagaagcctcaaggTTTGGAATCTTCAAGTTCCACAAGATTCAGTAAGGGGTTTGTTCAAATTGTCTAGATCAAACAttgagaagctcaagaactttgTAGGTTCAAGACAGAAAGGGAATAGCAATCTTCACTTGTCAAGTTTTGTTGTATCTCTTGCATATGCTTGGGTTTGCAAGACGAAAGCTGAAGAAACTAAGAGCAAGAAAGTTGGTATGGCTATAAATGTTGATTGCAGGAACCGATTAGATCCACCTCTTCCTCCAACATACTTTGGAAACTGCATCGGTGCAAGAGTTGCATCTGCTGAAACAAGAGAATTCTTGGATGAAGATGGTAGAGTAGTTGCGGCTGTGGAATCACTGAGTTCTGCTTTGGAGACATTGAAGGATGGGGTTCTGAATGAAGCTGAGACTTGGTCATCACTTTTGCTTGATGGGCTGCACAGTGATGAAGAAATGAAGCTTACTGGTGCTGCTGGCACACCAAGGTTTGAGGTTTATGGAAGTGATTTTGGATGGGGAAGACCAAAGAAAGTGGAAATGGTGTCTATTGACAGAACTGGTGCAATTTCTCTCTCAGATAGCAGAGATGGTGATGGTCTTGAGGTTGGTTTTGTGTCCAGTAAACCTTCAATGGAAGCATTTGCTTCCATCTTTGTCAAGGGCCTTCTTCTTTGA